The Blattabacterium cuenoti sequence TTATTAGAAAAATTTCTTCCTTGTAAACAGATATTTTCCTCAAAATGAAAATCTTTTCCTGCACTAGCTCTGAGCATAATTCCCATACGAACGGCATCTGCTCCATATTTTTCAATTAAATCTACAGGATTTGGAGAATTATTTAGAGATTTAGATATTTTCTGATTTTTATCATCTCTTACTATTCCAGTAAAATAAACCTTCTTAAAGGGTTTTTTTTTTCGGAAAAAAAAACCAGCCATAATCATACGTGCAACCCAAAAAAACAAGATATCTGAACCTGTGACCAAATCTTCAGTCGGATAATAATAAGATATTTCTTGATTATGAGGATGAAGAATTCCATCAAACACAGACATAGGTAAGATCCAAGAAGAAAACCATGTATCTAGAACATCTGGTTCTTGTTTAATTTGATCATAGTTTAAATGAGGATCATGACTCTTCATTTTCGCTTTTATTAACGCTTGTTCCAAGTTTTCTGCTACTACAAAATCATTTTTTGAATTTCCATAATAATAAACGGGAATACGATGTCCCCACCACAATTGTCTAGATATATTCCAATCACGAATTTTATCCATCCATTGAAAATAAATTTTTTTAAATCTACTTGGATAAAATTGTATATCTCCATTTTTAACCGCTTCTATAGCAGGAACAGACATTTTTTTCATCTTTAAAAACCATTGAAGAGACAATTTTTGTTCTACTACGGTTTTTGTTCTTTCTGATAATCCAATTTTGTGATTAAAGTTATCTACCTTAGCTATAAACCCTAAACTAGATAATTCTTTTATTATATTTTTTCTCACTTCAAAACGATCCATTCCTTGATAATGAAGACCTTTTTCATTGATAGTCGCATTTTCATTAAAAATGTCAATTATGTCTAAATGATATGTATCAGCAATCGCTTTATCGTTTATGTCATGAGCTGGAGTGATTTTTAAACATCCTGATCCAAAATATGGATCTACATATGAATCTTGAATAATAGGAATCAATCGGTTTATTATTGGTATTCTAGCGTATTTTCCCTTTAAATGAAAATAACGATTATCATCTGGATGGAAACAAATCGCTGTGTCCCCAAACATTGTTTCAGGACGAGTCGTAGCAATAGTCACAAAATATTTTTCCCCTTCTATTGGATATTTTATATAAAAAAGTTTTCCTTTTTGTTCTCGATAGAATACTTCTTCATCAGAAATAGTAGTTTTCGCTTCTGGATCCCAATTGACTACACGATACCCCCTGTATATATATCCTTTATCATATAAATCTATAAAAACTTTTGTAACAGATTTGGACAAATTATTGTCCATAGTAAATTGAACCCGGTTCCAATCACAAGAACAACCCAATTTTTTTAGTTGATTTAAAATAATGTTCTTATGTTTATCAGACCATTCCGAAACATGTGATAAAAATTTATCTCTTCCTATAAGGATTTTAGACAATCCTTTTTCCTTTAATTGATGAACTACTTTTGCTTCTGTAGCAATAGAAGCATGATCCATCCCAGGAATCCAACATGGATTGTATCCTTTCATTCTTGCATATCTAATCAATACGTCCTGTATAGTATTATTCAATATATGTCCTATGTGAAGAACTCCAGTAATATTCGGAGGTGGCATCAAAATTGTATAAGGATCCTTATTTCCTGGTAAAGAAAAAAAGTAATCCCCTTTCATCCAATGATGATAGATTCTTTTTTCTACAGATTTTGGATCATATTTAATTGGAATGTCCATAAATTTAAAAATATATAAAAAAAAATGAAAATTATACTTATTTCTGCTGTTTCTAGCAATGGTTTTATAGGAAAAAATAATCAATTAATGTGGCATTTACCTAATGATTTAAAACGTTTCAAAAATATGACTTTTGGAGAAACCGTTGTTATGGGTCGGAAAACTTTTGAATCCATTGGGAAAATTCTTCCAGGAAGAAGAAACATTATACTAACAAAAAAAAATAAAATAGATTTATTATCCTCGACTAATAATACCGATCATCTCTGTCCTTTAGAGGTTTATTCTTCTTTGAAACAGGTTTATGACTTAACCTATAAGAAAATATTTGTGATAGGAGGAGAGAAAATATATGCTTCCACTATAGAAAAAGCCCATGTCATAGAATTAACTGTCATTCACCAAAAATTTTACGGAGATGCAAAATTTCCAAAAATTCATCTTAGCAAGTGGAAAAAAAAATATGAATCTTTTCATGAAAAAGATAAAAATCATTTATATAATTATAGTTTTATACGATATGAAAGAAAGGGCTAATTATTTATTATTCTCTTCTATCTAGTTCTTTTTTGATCCTAGCTGCCAATTCATAACACTCATTGACCACTGCATGATTTAATAAAGCGTTAAGATCTCTTTCTGTCATTTTCTCTAAATCTTGTTGACTTTTTTCTTTGTTAAAAACAAGTGGAACAGAATTTTCCATTCCTCCTTCTGAAGGTTGCTCATTTTCTTTATTATCGATAGGAAATCCATTTTCGAAATAAATTCCAGCCTTATCAAATATTTCTTTTGTAGTATAAATGGGAGCTTGAAATCGCACAGCTAAAGCTACTGCATCGGATGTTTTGGAATCTATCTTATGTTCTTTATTTTCTCCTTCAAACAATATATAAGAAAAAAATATCCCATTTACTAATTTATATATTACAACTGCTTTTAACTTTATATGAAATACTTTCGCAAAAGTGAGAAATAGATCATGTGTAAAAGATCTGGATGGATCTCTTTTTCCTAAAGCATAAGCAATAGATTGAGCTTGCAAACTCTCTATGATAATAGGAAGTTTTATTCTTCCAGATTCTTCTTCCAATAATAAAACATATATCCCAGATTGTATTTGACTTAAGGATATTCCACGTATAGCTAATCTGATGAGTTGTTCCATAGAATATATATCGATATATTATATCATCAAATATACTAAATTTGGAAGTAAATTTTATGGATTATTCATTTTAAAATAGAAATATATAAAATTCTTTGTAAAAATTGTTGTTATATGTAATAATTTTTTTTATATATTTAAGAATCGTAACTATAACTATGTAACTATTTAAAATTTTTACTTATGAATACTTCTATTAGATTTATAATTCCAACAATTTTTCTATCGTTAGGAGTTTGTCTTATCTCCTGTAATGATGAGATCACTTCTGCTGATGAATCTGGATTAAAAAATAAAAAAACAACGGAAGATTCACCTTCTATTCCTCCTCCAGATCCTTCCTTTGCTAGCTCTAATCCAACAAGCCCTCCACCATCTACTCCTATACATCCTTTCCCTTCCATTCCTACTGACCCTACTAATGGTGGTGGAAATACACCACCTTCTTCAATTCCTGTTAATATTGATCCCGAAGATTTATCTAAAAGAATAAAAGAGATAGGTGAAAAAATAGAAAAATTAGAAAAAGAGAGTGAATTTCATCATAATGAATTTTATCATATGGTTGGGGTACAAAAAGTAATATTGAATGAAGTGAAAAGAAAAAAAACGGTGATGAAATCTAAACCTTATGGTTCAGAAGAACAATTAAAAGCTCAAAAAGAATTTGAAGAGCAAAAAAAATTAGGGAAAGAAAAATTAAAAATACTTAAAGAAAAAAATGTGTTTTTGAGTCAACTAACTAAATCGATAACAGAAGCTAAAAATGAACAACTCGCTCTTCAGAAAATGCAAGAAGATTTACAAAAAAGAAATAAAAATAAAACAACCAACAACAACGAGAATACAGATCAAACAACAACACAGGACAAAAAGAACTGATTGATTGATTATTCTCAAAAAAAAAACGGAAAAGGCAGATATTAGATTATACTTCCTTTTCCGTTATTATTTTATATTGTTTTTTTTTACTTCTTACCTTACTTAACAGTTGAGAACTTTTACATTTACATTATGATGAAAGAAAAAACTTTTCGTGAAGTCATAGCAGAAGCGATGAGTGAAGAAATGAGAAGAGATGACGCTGTATATCTTATGGGAGAAGAAGTGGCTCAATATAATGGAGCTTATAAAGCTTCTAAAGGGATGCTCGATGAATTCGGCCCAAAAAGAGTTATTGATACACCTATATCAGAATTAGGATTTTCTGGAATAGGAGTAGGTTCTGCCATGAACGGTTGTAGACCTATTATTGAATTTATGACTTTTAATTTCTCTTTAGTCGCCATGGACCAAATTATTAATAATGCGGCAAAAATACGTTATATGAGTGGAGGTCAATGGAATATCCCTATTGTTTTTAGAGGTCCAACTGGATCTGCTGGACAATTAGGAGCTACACATTCTCAATCTTTTGAAAGTTGGTATGCGAGTTGTCCTGGATTAAAAGTAGTAATTCCATGTAATCCATATGATGCAAAAGGACTTTTAAAATCCGCTATAAGAGATAATAATCCCGTAATTTTTATGGAATCTGAACAAATGTATGGGGATAAAATGATGGTTCCAGAAGAAGAATATATTCTTCCTATTGGAAAAGCTGAAGTAAAAAAAGAAGGAACAGATATTAGTTTAGTTTCTTTTGGAAAGATTATGAAAATGGCCTTAAACATTGCCAATAAATTAGATAAAGAAAACATTAGTGTAGAAGTCATAGATATTCGGACTATTCGTCCATTAGATTATGAATCTATACTTTTTTCTGTGAAAAAAACTAATCGTTTAGTAATTTTAGAGGAATCATGGCCATTTTCTTCAATAGCATCGGAAGTCTCTTACATTATACAAAAAAAAGCATTTGACTACCTAGACGCTCCTATCAGCAGAATCACTCTACTTGATACTCCTGCACCTTATGCATCTAATTTAATTAAAGCTTGGTTCCCAAATGAAGAAAAAATAATAAAAGCTATAAAAGAAACCCTTTACATTTAATTAATATACAGCTTGAACTATCTTATAAATATTTTCTGGTTTATCCATGGTGTAATAATGGATCACCTCTACTCCAGAATCTTTTAGTTCTTTAGATTGTTGGATAGCCCATTCAATTCCAATATGAGAAACCATTTTTTTATCTTTTGCTTTTTCAATTTCCTTCACTAATTCATGAGGAATATTTAAATAAAAACGAGAAGGAAGACTATTTAACTGTTTTTTAGAAGTAATTGGTTTAATTCCAGGTATTATAGGCACAGAAATTCCCTCTGATCTACATTTTTTGACAAAAGAAAAGTATTTTTTATTGTCAAAAAACATTTGAGTCACAATATAATTAGCCCCTGCTTCCACTTTTTTCTTTAAAAAGAATAAATCACTTTCCATATTTGGTGCCTCGAAATGTTTTTCTGGATATCCAGCTATCCCAATACAAAAATCAAATAATGGAGAGTCTTTTTGTTCAAAAGTATTATCAAGGTACTTTCCATTATTCAAGTTTTGAACTTGTTCAACCAATTTGACAGCATATTGATGACCGTCTTTTTGCGCAAAAAAACTCTTTTCAGATTTTAGAGGATCTCCTCTAAGAACTAAAACATTATCTATTCCCAAAAAATTTAGATCTATCAAAGCATTTTCCGTCATTTGTCTATTGAACCCGCCACAAATAAGGTGTGGAACCGCATCTATTCCATATTTATTCATAATAGCCGCACAAATTCCTACAGTTCCTGGACGTCGTGAAATAGTTCTTCTTTGTAAAAGTCCGTTTTCTTTTTCTACATAAACAAATTCTTCACGATGATATGTGACATCAATAAAAGGAGGATAAAATTCCATTAGAGGATCTAATGTATAAAAAATATCTTTGATATCATGCCCTCTTAAAGGTGGTAATATTTCAAAAGAAAATAAACTCTTTTTAGCTTTAGCTATATGATCAGTTACTTTCATAACATAAAAAACTTTTTTATTTAATATTATTAAATCCTGTATAAGGAACTAAAACCTTAGGAATATTAATTTGATTGACTGTTTGATGATTTTCCAATAAAGCGGCCATAATCCTTGGTAAAGCAAGAGCGCTCCCATTAAGAGTATGACATAATTCCATTTTTCCTGTAATGGTTTTATATCTAAGATTTAATCTATTAGATTGAAAATTAGTACAATTAGAAATGGAACTTACTTCTAACCATTTTTTTTGTGCCATAGAATAAACTTCAAAATCATAAGTTATTGCAGAAGCAAATCCTAAATCTTTTCCCATTAAACGAATAATACGAAACGGCAATTCCAAAGATTTCAAAATGTTTTGAACATGGAAAATCATTTCCTCTAAATAATAAAAAGAAGTATCCGAAGTAGTAACTTGAACAATTTCTACTTTTTCAAATTGATGCAATCTATTTAATCCTCGTACTTTAGATCCATAAGATCCAGCTTCTCTTCTAAAACAAGATGTGTAAGTAGTTGCTTTTATAGGTAAGTCTCTATAATTTAATAGATGATTTCTATAACAATTCATAAGAGGGATTTCTCCAGTTGGAATAAGATAAAAATTGTCTTTTTCTATTAAATACATTTGACCTTCTTTATCCGGGATTTGTCCTGTAGAATAGGCTGATATTTCATTAATAAGATAAGGGAAACTATACTCTTTATAGGAAGCTCCTATATTTTTATCTAAGAAATATTGAATTAAACTTCTTTGCAGTTTAGCCCCTTTTCCAATATATACGGGAAATCCAGATCCACATATTTTTGTACCTATGGATAAATCAAATAACTGAAATTTTTTTGCTAACTCCCAATGAGGAAGGGCATTTTCAATTTTTATTGAATGATGAGCTTCTTCTTGAAAAATAAAATCGTCTTTTTCTAGATTTTTTTTTACTACTTCATCAGGAATATTAGGAATTTGATATAATTTTTTTTCTAAATCTTGAATAAGATTTTTTAATTGAATATGAAGATTTTTTTTTTTCTTTTTTAATGAAATTGATTCCTCTTTTAAAGATTTTATTTGAACTTCTTTTCCATTTTCATCACCTATAATATGACTTATTTTTTTGGAAATTTTATTTTCATTCTCTGAGATTTTATTGATCTCATATTGTATTTTTTTTTTGCTTTTATCTAAGTTTAATATTTCATCTATTAAGTGTTTTTTATCAAATTTTCTTTTTTCTAGTCCTGATAAAATTTTTTCCCTGTTTTTACGTATAAAAGAGACTTGAAGCATAGAGAAAATTAAAATCGTATTTATAAGTGTTTACAAGATACAAATAATATATTTTCTATCTTTGCATAATGCGTGAATCTTTTTTTCATAAAAAATTTGATCAATATTTTTTAAGAGATAAAAATATAGCTAAGAAAATTGTTAATAATCTTTCTTTTCAAAATTATAATACTGTAGTTGAAATAGGTCCAGGATTAGGAATATTAACTCGTTATTTATTAACTCCATGGCATAAAGTATTTTTAATAGAAATTGATAAAAAATTAATCCTTTTTTTAAGAAAAAATTTTTCAGTTTATAAAAATCAAATTATACACAAAGATTTTTTAAAATGGGATCCTGAAGAAATGAATCTAAAAAATTTCGCAATAATTGGGAACTTCCCTTATAGGATTTCTTCTCAAATATTATTTCAGATATTAAAATATAATCAATATATCCCAGAATGTATTGGAATGTTTCAAAAAGAAGTAGCAGAACGTATAACATCTCATGAAGGGAATAAAACCTATGGAATTTTATCTGTTCTCGTACAAACATTTTATGATGTGAAATACCTCTTTACAGTCAAAAAACATGTTTTTTTTCCTATTCCAAATGTAAAATCTGCCGTAATTTCCTTAAAGAGAAAAGAAAGAAAAATTATCTGTAATAAGGATCTTTTATTCCAATGTGTAAAAATTGCTTTTAATCAAAGAAGGAAAACATTGAAAAATGCTTTACAATATTTTATTAAAGAAATACCAAATTCTTATAATCTCCCATTCTTAAATAAAAGAGCAGAACAATTATCTGTAAAAGATTTTCTTCAATTAACAAAAGAAATAGAAAATAGAAAATGACTCAATTATTAAATGGAAATAAATTAGCAATCGATATAAGAAAAGAAATTTCCAAGGAAATAGAAAAAAACATACGAAATAAAAAAAAGCGACTTCCTCATCTTGGAATCATTTTGTTAGGAACTAATAGTTCGAGTTTAACCTATGTAAACAGTAAAATACAAGAATGCAAAAATATCGGAATAGAATCTTCATTAATCCATTTGCAAAATGATAGTTCAGAAAGGGAATTATTAAAAGAAATTCAAAAAATGAATAATAATCCGTTAATAGATGGTTTTATAGTTCAATTACCTCTTCAAAAACATATCAATTCAGATAAAATAATTATGTCTATTAATCCAAAAAAAGATGTAGATGGATTTCATCCAGAAAATTTTGGCAAAATGTCTTTGGATATGAAGGCTTTTGTTCCTGCAACTGCATTAGGCATATTAACTATTTTAGACAGATATAAAATAGAAATATCTGGAAAACATACTGTGGTTATTGGAAGAAGCCGTATAGTAGGAAGACCTATAAGTATTTTGATGAGTAGAAAAAACTATCTTGGAAATAGTACGGTTACTCTTACTCATAGTCATACTCCAAATATAGATTACTATACAAAACAAGCTGATATCATTATAACTGCGGTTGGTAGTCCTGGTTTTTTAACAGGACAAATGATTAAAAAAGGAGCTATAGTTATAGATGTCGGTATAACTATAGTAAAAAATGGTAAAAAATCATTTTTAAAAGGAGATGTTGATTTTAATAGTGTTTATGGAAAAGCTTCTTATCTAACCCCTGTTCCAGGTGGGGTTGGCCCTATGACCCGCATTATGCTTATCAAAAACACTTTAATGGCAGCATTAAATAGATTAAATAATGAAAATCAATAATGTTTCTTTTCCTATTAAAGAGACTTTTTATTCTATACAAGGAGAAGGTTTTTTTTCTGGAATAGCAGCTTATTTTATTCGTTTTGAAGGGTGTAATATACAATGTGATTGGTGTGATACAAAAAGTAGTTGGAAAATAGAAAAAAAGGATTTTTTAACAGTTCATCAAATTATTAATCATATCAATGAAAAGGTAAAAACTATTGTAATTACTGGTGGAGAACCTATGATGTGGAATTTAACTCCTTTAACCAGTATTCTTAAAAAGAAAGGATATCGCATTCATGTTGAAACTTCTGGTTCTTATCCAATTCACGAAAAAGATATAGATTGGATAACCATTTCTCCTAAAAAGAAAAAACGTCCTTTAAAGGAAAATTATGAAAAAATGAATGAGTTAAAAATAATTATTTGTAATGATAGCGATTTTTCTTTTGCAGAAGAACAAGCTTTTTATGCTAAAAAATCCAATTGTGTATTATGTTTGCAACCTGAATGGAAAAACAACATTAAAATACTTCCAAAAATAATTTCTTATATAAAAAATCATCCTAAATGGAAAATATCTCTTCAAATTCACAAAATATTAAATATTCCTTAATGGTTTTTACTTTTATGTCTCTTTTCTAAAAGATTAATTACATCATGGATGGTCACCCCTTTACTATATAAAAGAAGAAGATAATGAAATAATAAATCCGCAGATTCATTCAAAAAAAGACTTGGATTATCATCTTTAGATTCAATAATCATTTCAACAGCTTCTTCTCCTAATTTTTGAGATATTTTATTAATACCTTTTTTGAATAATTTAACAACATAAGAATTTTCATCTTTTTGATTGACTCTATTAGAAATTATATTCTCCAAATGAAATAAAAAATTCATTTTGTTCATTTCTTTCCAACAGGTATCCGTTCCTTTATGGCAAATAGGACCTGTAGGTTCTGCTTTAATTAATAAGGCATCTTGATCACAATCAATCAATATATTTTTAATTAAAAGATAATTTTTACTAACTTCACCTTTTGTCCACAGTCTTTTTTTAGATCTACTATAAAAAGTCACTTTTTTTTCTTCAATACTTTTTATATACGCTTCTTCATTCATATAACCAAGCATTAAAACTTTATTAGTTTTGTAATCTTGAATAATAACAGGAATCAAGTCGTTTTTAAAATTTATTCTTTTTATTGAAACATATTTCATTTTTTCATTTATTTTTTAGTTCTGACGGGAATATTATGATAGTTTAAATAACATTTTAATTCAGGTATTTCTATTTCTTTATAGTGAAAAATACTCGCAGCTAGAGCTGCATCGGCTTTTCCACTTTTAAATACTTGATAAAAATCTTCTAATTTTCCAGCACCACCTGAGGCTATAATAGGTATAGAAAGTTTCTCAGAAATTTTTTTAGTGATATCTAAAGCAAATCCGTTTTTTGTTCCGTCATGGTTCATCGATGTTAATAATATCTCTCCGGCTCCCCTATCAGCTCCTTCTTGAGCCCAATCTAAAGCTTTTATACTGGTATAAACTCTTCCTCCATTTAAATATACCCTCCATTCATTTTCTTCATATTTTGCATCAATTGCTAAAACGATACATTGACTTCCAAATCTTTTAGAAAGAATTTCTAAAATTTTTGGTTTTTTAAAAGCTGCAGTATTAATAGATATCTTATCTGCTCCGGCATTTAATAATAATTCCACATCTTTTTCTTCCTCTATTCCTCCTCCTACTGTAAAAGGAATATTAATATGACGAGAGATTTCTCTAACTAAACTGGATAAAGTCTTACGTTTTTCATTTGTCGCTGTGATATCCAAAAAAATTAATTCATCCGCACCTTGTTGCGTGTACCAACTGCCCAATTTTATGGGATCTCCAGCATCTTTTAGATGTTGAAATTTCACTCCTTTTACAGTTCTTCCATTCTTTATATCTAAACAAGGTATAATACGTTTAACTAACATAAATAATTTTATTTATATTCCTTCCAATTTCTAAGTTCTGACAACGATATCTTATTTTCGTATATGGCCTTTCCGATAATAACTCCATGACATCCTAAATCGTCTAATTTTTTTAGATCCTCTATATCCCTTACTCCTCCACTTGCAATAAATTCAAT is a genomic window containing:
- a CDS encoding valine--tRNA ligase produces the protein MDIPIKYDPKSVEKRIYHHWMKGDYFFSLPGNKDPYTILMPPPNITGVLHIGHILNNTIQDVLIRYARMKGYNPCWIPGMDHASIATEAKVVHQLKEKGLSKILIGRDKFLSHVSEWSDKHKNIILNQLKKLGCSCDWNRVQFTMDNNLSKSVTKVFIDLYDKGYIYRGYRVVNWDPEAKTTISDEEVFYREQKGKLFYIKYPIEGEKYFVTIATTRPETMFGDTAICFHPDDNRYFHLKGKYARIPIINRLIPIIQDSYVDPYFGSGCLKITPAHDINDKAIADTYHLDIIDIFNENATINEKGLHYQGMDRFEVRKNIIKELSSLGFIAKVDNFNHKIGLSERTKTVVEQKLSLQWFLKMKKMSVPAIEAVKNGDIQFYPSRFKKIYFQWMDKIRDWNISRQLWWGHRIPVYYYGNSKNDFVVAENLEQALIKAKMKSHDPHLNYDQIKQEPDVLDTWFSSWILPMSVFDGILHPHNQEISYYYPTEDLVTGSDILFFWVARMIMAGFFFRKKKPFKKVYFTGIVRDDKNQKISKSLNNSPNPVDLIEKYGADAVRMGIMLRASAGKDFHFEENICLQGRNFSNKIWNAFRLIQSWDIEEKNQNFPEASKKAIIWFENRFYHVLEIFEKYFHQYKFDESLMILYKLIWNDFCSLFLEIIKPVSGKCISKSVYSNTIKWFENVLKLLHPYMPFLSEEIWNLLKKRTREEALIISSWPKKKSYNQNVLVSFDRAVQIISQIRSIRNKINIPYKKSLVLFYVKEGAEKEYHSIILKLANLSQIIHVLKKPKKEQFFSFFLGTDKYFLSIKSSYKKMDLIQIQKKIQYFYNLLSMIRNNLSNNKYVRSVPKEILLKEKKKESDTLKSIAYLEEFLTKKNTD
- a CDS encoding dihydrofolate reductase → MKIILISAVSSNGFIGKNNQLMWHLPNDLKRFKNMTFGETVVMGRKTFESIGKILPGRRNIILTKKNKIDLLSSTNNTDHLCPLEVYSSLKQVYDLTYKKIFVIGGEKIYASTIEKAHVIELTVIHQKFYGDAKFPKIHLSKWKKKYESFHEKDKNHLYNYSFIRYERKG
- a CDS encoding bifunctional nuclease family protein — protein: MEQLIRLAIRGISLSQIQSGIYVLLLEEESGRIKLPIIIESLQAQSIAYALGKRDPSRSFTHDLFLTFAKVFHIKLKAVVIYKLVNGIFFSYILFEGENKEHKIDSKTSDAVALAVRFQAPIYTTKEIFDKAGIYFENGFPIDNKENEQPSEGGMENSVPLVFNKEKSQQDLEKMTERDLNALLNHAVVNECYELAARIKKELDRRE
- a CDS encoding pyruvate dehydrogenase complex E1 component subunit beta, which encodes MKEKTFREVIAEAMSEEMRRDDAVYLMGEEVAQYNGAYKASKGMLDEFGPKRVIDTPISELGFSGIGVGSAMNGCRPIIEFMTFNFSLVAMDQIINNAAKIRYMSGGQWNIPIVFRGPTGSAGQLGATHSQSFESWYASCPGLKVVIPCNPYDAKGLLKSAIRDNNPVIFMESEQMYGDKMMVPEEEYILPIGKAEVKKEGTDISLVSFGKIMKMALNIANKLDKENISVEVIDIRTIRPLDYESILFSVKKTNRLVILEESWPFSSIASEVSYIIQKKAFDYLDAPISRITLLDTPAPYASNLIKAWFPNEEKIIKAIKETLYI
- the metF gene encoding methylenetetrahydrofolate reductase [NAD(P)H] yields the protein MKVTDHIAKAKKSLFSFEILPPLRGHDIKDIFYTLDPLMEFYPPFIDVTYHREEFVYVEKENGLLQRRTISRRPGTVGICAAIMNKYGIDAVPHLICGGFNRQMTENALIDLNFLGIDNVLVLRGDPLKSEKSFFAQKDGHQYAVKLVEQVQNLNNGKYLDNTFEQKDSPLFDFCIGIAGYPEKHFEAPNMESDLFFLKKKVEAGANYIVTQMFFDNKKYFSFVKKCRSEGISVPIIPGIKPITSKKQLNSLPSRFYLNIPHELVKEIEKAKDKKMVSHIGIEWAIQQSKELKDSGVEVIHYYTMDKPENIYKIVQAVY
- the serS gene encoding serine--tRNA ligase — protein: MLQVSFIRKNREKILSGLEKRKFDKKHLIDEILNLDKSKKKIQYEINKISENENKISKKISHIIGDENGKEVQIKSLKEESISLKKKKKNLHIQLKNLIQDLEKKLYQIPNIPDEVVKKNLEKDDFIFQEEAHHSIKIENALPHWELAKKFQLFDLSIGTKICGSGFPVYIGKGAKLQRSLIQYFLDKNIGASYKEYSFPYLINEISAYSTGQIPDKEGQMYLIEKDNFYLIPTGEIPLMNCYRNHLLNYRDLPIKATTYTSCFRREAGSYGSKVRGLNRLHQFEKVEIVQVTTSDTSFYYLEEMIFHVQNILKSLELPFRIIRLMGKDLGFASAITYDFEVYSMAQKKWLEVSSISNCTNFQSNRLNLRYKTITGKMELCHTLNGSALALPRIMAALLENHQTVNQINIPKVLVPYTGFNNIK
- the rsmA gene encoding 16S rRNA (adenine(1518)-N(6)/adenine(1519)-N(6))-dimethyltransferase RsmA; translated protein: MRESFFHKKFDQYFLRDKNIAKKIVNNLSFQNYNTVVEIGPGLGILTRYLLTPWHKVFLIEIDKKLILFLRKNFSVYKNQIIHKDFLKWDPEEMNLKNFAIIGNFPYRISSQILFQILKYNQYIPECIGMFQKEVAERITSHEGNKTYGILSVLVQTFYDVKYLFTVKKHVFFPIPNVKSAVISLKRKERKIICNKDLLFQCVKIAFNQRRKTLKNALQYFIKEIPNSYNLPFLNKRAEQLSVKDFLQLTKEIENRK
- a CDS encoding bifunctional 5,10-methylenetetrahydrofolate dehydrogenase/5,10-methenyltetrahydrofolate cyclohydrolase, with the protein product MTQLLNGNKLAIDIRKEISKEIEKNIRNKKKRLPHLGIILLGTNSSSLTYVNSKIQECKNIGIESSLIHLQNDSSERELLKEIQKMNNNPLIDGFIVQLPLQKHINSDKIIMSINPKKDVDGFHPENFGKMSLDMKAFVPATALGILTILDRYKIEISGKHTVVIGRSRIVGRPISILMSRKNYLGNSTVTLTHSHTPNIDYYTKQADIIITAVGSPGFLTGQMIKKGAIVIDVGITIVKNGKKSFLKGDVDFNSVYGKASYLTPVPGGVGPMTRIMLIKNTLMAALNRLNNENQ
- a CDS encoding 7-carboxy-7-deazaguanine synthase QueE; the protein is MKINNVSFPIKETFYSIQGEGFFSGIAAYFIRFEGCNIQCDWCDTKSSWKIEKKDFLTVHQIINHINEKVKTIVITGGEPMMWNLTPLTSILKKKGYRIHVETSGSYPIHEKDIDWITISPKKKKRPLKENYEKMNELKIIICNDSDFSFAEEQAFYAKKSNCVLCLQPEWKNNIKILPKIISYIKNHPKWKISLQIHKILNIP
- the hisIE gene encoding bifunctional phosphoribosyl-AMP cyclohydrolase/phosphoribosyl-ATP diphosphatase HisIE; this encodes MKYVSIKRINFKNDLIPVIIQDYKTNKVLMLGYMNEEAYIKSIEEKKVTFYSRSKKRLWTKGEVSKNYLLIKNILIDCDQDALLIKAEPTGPICHKGTDTCWKEMNKMNFLFHLENIISNRVNQKDENSYVVKLFKKGINKISQKLGEEAVEMIIESKDDNPSLFLNESADLLFHYLLLLYSKGVTIHDVINLLEKRHKSKNH
- the hisF gene encoding imidazole glycerol phosphate synthase subunit HisF → MLVKRIIPCLDIKNGRTVKGVKFQHLKDAGDPIKLGSWYTQQGADELIFLDITATNEKRKTLSSLVREISRHINIPFTVGGGIEEEKDVELLLNAGADKISINTAAFKKPKILEILSKRFGSQCIVLAIDAKYEENEWRVYLNGGRVYTSIKALDWAQEGADRGAGEILLTSMNHDGTKNGFALDITKKISEKLSIPIIASGGAGKLEDFYQVFKSGKADAALAASIFHYKEIEIPELKCYLNYHNIPVRTKK